The sequence CGTGTGGGCTCTGGGTGGCACAGGGGCTGCAGGTCCTGAGGGGCGGATGCCAGGCCTGTGGGTAGATGTAGCCACACGGGCTGCATCCCAGCTGCTACCTGATGGGCCCCATACCTGGATGGAGAAACAGCCTCCtagcgggaggcggggggggggggggggggcaggccagggACCCGTCAGAGAGCCCAGGATCGTGTTCTGCCTGCACGAGCAgcagccccctcccttcctccagcccctctTCCTCTCACCCAGCGGCAGGAAGGGCGGTCTTCGGAGACAGAGGAGAACGGTCTGGAAGTATAGAGATGAGGCCTTTAAATGGTCTGGCTTTGGGGACAGACAAGACTGATCACCAAACCCAGCTCTGTCTCCCACTAGCTCTTCAGCCTGGGGActgtggttggggggggggggcccttggGCGAGACACTGCCTGGGAgaagccaggcccaggcctgaCCCATCGCTCCCCTAAAAGCACGCAGTTCTGCCCAGACCTCACCACAGGTAAGCTGGGCGCTGGGTCTGCAGCTCTGAGGTGTCCAGGGTGCCTGGGAGGTCCCCCCTGacacctgctccctcccttccccccagtcTGACGACAGTCCTTGAAAAATTGTACACCCTGAACAACAAGGTCACGGACCTGCTGCCGACCCCGAACTGGGAGAAactgaaggaggaggtggggacgGTGACCGGGGAGCTGAACAAGGACCTGACGGAGGTGATGAAGCCCTACCTGGAGGGCATCCAGAAGAAGTGGCAGGAAAGGGTGGAGCCGCTGGGCCAGGACCTGTCTGTGAGCGTGCAGAGTCACCTGCTGGTGCTGCAGGAGAAGCTGAGACAGCTGGGCGAGAAGGTGCGGAAAGGCGCGCATGAGCACATGGAGCAAGCGCTTGAGCACGTGCCCTCGCTGCCCGTGATCCTGCAGCCCTTCGGCGAAGAGCTGCGCGAGTGCCTGGAGCCTGGCACCGGCAAGCTGCGCGAGTGCCTGGAGCCCTACGGGGAGCATCTGCGCCAGCGCCTGCAGGCGCTGCGGGAGGGCGGCGTGGGGCTGGCCAAGCTGCGGGAGCAGGTGGGCGAGCAGCTGCTCGCGCTGCACAAGCAGGCGGAGCCCACGCTGGGGGAAATGCACAGTGACCTGCAGCCGCTGTGGGAGAGCCTCCAGGTTGCCTTCCTGTACGGCATCGGCGACATCTCCCAGAGGCTGACCGGCCAGTGAGGCGCCCGCTCCCCTCCCCGTCCTCGGTCCCCTTCCCATCGCTCGGCTTCTGAGAATAAACGTTTACAAAGCGGGACACATGTGTTGGGTTTGATGCTTTCTGGAGCTTCAAGGATggtttttaaacaattaaaaggTCTCCCAACGGTTCTCTCTTGGGAGAAGGGACGGGGTGCGGGCCTCAGAGTGCACGTCTGGGAGCCCTGCGGGGCCTGCTCCAGGAGCCGGTGCAGGCGGTAGGGGTCCCCTCCTGAGGACCAAGCAGAAAGGAACCGGGCCAGGCAAAGCGACGGATAATCCAATGCCAAGTGCCTAGGAGCCCAGCGGGATTGCAGCCCGGGTCTGAGGGGCACGGGAGGGGGGCTGTTTTGCTGGGAGAAGAGGTCCGGTCCCCAGAGGCCTCCCCTGGGCAGAGACAGGAGCATCCCAGCCTCGGgctccaggaggggaggggggagcaccTCAGGGAGCACTCGAGGAATCTGGGCAGGCGCAAACCAGGAGCCTGGCCCTTGCTCCTGCCTCCTTTATTAATGAAACAGCGTTAAGCACTTCCCTTTACTCACTCCCACTGCATCAGAAAAACAACCACGCCTCTGCAGGAAGTTAGCACACGTTTATTTTCCAGATGCTTTCACAGCACCGTCTTACCGCATCCCTCTCAAATGCTG is a genomic window of Myotis daubentonii chromosome 9, mMyoDau2.1, whole genome shotgun sequence containing:
- the APOA1 gene encoding apolipoprotein A-I, yielding MKAVVLTLALLFLTGSQAQHETQQEEPLSQWEQVKALAQVYLNSAKVRGRAYIVKLEETDLAKNLNLTTVLEKLYTLNNKVTDLLPTPNWEKLKEEVGTVTGELNKDLTEVMKPYLEGIQKKWQERVEPLGQDLSVSVQSHLLVLQEKLRQLGEKVRKGAHEHMEQALEHVPSLPVILQPFGEELRECLEPGTGKLRECLEPYGEHLRQRLQALREGGVGLAKLREQVGEQLLALHKQAEPTLGEMHSDLQPLWESLQVAFLYGIGDISQRLTGQ